In Methanonatronarchaeum sp. AMET-Sl, one genomic interval encodes:
- a CDS encoding Lrp/AsnC family transcriptional regulator — MSIDETDIQILKELQKDARKPYREIAKNIGKSEGTVYNRIQKMQKNGVIKGFVPDIDYQKLGYDLITIIGISGEGSQIEDLEKEIAQNPHITAVYDVTGEYDAITIAKFQNREQLNQFIKQILSRKDVKKTYTMLTLNTIKEQHQIQL, encoded by the coding sequence ATGAGTATTGATGAAACCGACATACAAATACTAAAAGAACTCCAGAAAGACGCAAGAAAACCCTACCGAGAAATAGCCAAAAACATAGGCAAATCGGAAGGAACAGTATACAACCGAATACAAAAAATGCAAAAAAACGGAGTAATAAAAGGTTTTGTACCAGACATAGACTACCAAAAACTCGGATACGACCTAATCACAATAATCGGAATCTCGGGAGAAGGAAGCCAAATAGAAGACCTAGAAAAAGAAATAGCACAAAACCCCCACATAACAGCAGTATATGATGTAACAGGAGAATACGACGCAATAACAATAGCCAAATTCCAAAACCGAGAACAACTAAACCAATTCATAAAACAAATATTATCAAGAAAAGACGTAAAAAAAACATACACAATGCTAACACTAAACACAATAAAAGAACAACACCAAATACAACTATAA
- the glnA gene encoding type I glutamate--ammonia ligase, translating to MVNDNMSDLDKESVLDRAREADVKFVRLQFTDILGIVKNVAIPITQLEKAFDEGIWFDGSSIEGFVRIQESDMRLEPDPDTYAVLPWRGTEDGSNNTARLICDVKTTNGDAFEADPRNVLKTTIQKAQDMGFDFFAGPEPEFFVFEKEDGQATLKAHDAGGYFDQAPKDLASNLRRDIILTLEEIGFEIEASHHEVAEGQHEIDFKYADGITTADNIATFRSAVRAVAELNDLHATFMPKPITGINGSGMHVHLSLFQDGENAFHDPGDEYNLSKTGYHFLAGVLEHAPAITAITNPIVNSYKRLVPGYEAPIYIAWSNLNRSALIRKPAARAPESTRIELRSPDPSCNPYLALAAILGAGLDGIERELEAPDPVSENIYQLTKEKRKEYGIETLPGNLKQAIDALKQDKVIQDVLGELVTSKFIEAKTREWDEYKGQVSDWEIDRYLEKF from the coding sequence ATGGTGAATGATAATATGAGTGATTTAGATAAAGAGAGTGTTTTAGATAGAGCCAGGGAAGCGGATGTTAAGTTTGTCCGATTACAGTTTACAGATATATTGGGTATAGTTAAGAATGTGGCGATCCCGATAACTCAGTTGGAGAAAGCCTTTGACGAGGGTATTTGGTTTGATGGGTCATCAATCGAAGGTTTCGTTAGAATACAAGAGAGCGATATGCGGTTAGAGCCTGACCCCGATACCTACGCAGTCTTACCATGGAGAGGTACCGAGGACGGGTCAAACAACACCGCCAGACTAATATGTGACGTGAAAACAACTAACGGAGACGCGTTTGAAGCAGACCCTAGAAATGTACTAAAAACCACAATACAAAAAGCACAGGACATGGGTTTTGATTTCTTTGCCGGACCAGAACCTGAGTTCTTTGTGTTTGAAAAAGAAGATGGGCAGGCAACTTTGAAGGCACATGATGCTGGTGGGTATTTCGACCAAGCACCAAAAGACTTGGCGTCGAACCTAAGGAGAGATATAATACTAACATTAGAAGAGATTGGGTTCGAGATTGAGGCCAGCCATCACGAAGTAGCCGAGGGACAACACGAAATCGACTTCAAATACGCAGATGGAATAACAACAGCAGACAACATAGCCACCTTCAGGTCAGCAGTAAGAGCAGTAGCCGAACTAAATGATTTGCATGCAACCTTTATGCCGAAGCCAATAACCGGTATAAATGGTAGTGGAATGCACGTACACCTCTCACTATTCCAAGATGGTGAAAATGCTTTCCATGACCCAGGTGATGAATACAACCTTTCAAAAACCGGGTATCACTTCCTCGCTGGAGTGTTGGAGCATGCACCAGCTATCACCGCAATCACAAACCCTATCGTTAACTCATACAAACGATTGGTACCAGGATACGAAGCCCCCATCTACATAGCTTGGAGCAACCTCAACAGATCCGCATTAATCAGAAAGCCAGCAGCAAGAGCACCCGAAAGCACCCGAATCGAACTAAGGTCACCAGACCCATCATGCAACCCCTACCTAGCACTCGCCGCAATACTAGGCGCAGGACTAGACGGAATCGAAAGAGAGTTAGAAGCTCCAGACCCAGTAAGCGAAAACATCTACCAACTAACCAAAGAAAAGAGAAAGGAATATGGAATCGAGACATTACCAGGAAACCTAAAACAAGCAATAGACGCCCTCAAACAAGACAAAGTAATACAAGACGTGTTGGGAGAGCTTGTTACCAGTAAGTTTATTGAGGCTAAAACCCGGGAGTGGGATGAATACAAAGGCCAAGTAAGTGATTGGGAAATCGATAGATATCTAGAAAAATTCTAA
- a CDS encoding DUF1464 family protein, with translation MKALGIDPGTKSMDICGLQNGEVYYEKSIDTKKAAENPATILNPIKEAQPDIVAAPSGYGVEPTKLKNIPKNKLENWYYNYILLTEKMYIDRARKNNVFGAELYHAMTESIKQMQKLKTKVQFIPGVINLQTVPEHRKINKIDMGTADKLAVTALGIHDLHKNQEIGYGEVDLLVLEMGFGYNSIIKVENGEIVDGLGGTTMPGPGFLTASTLDLEVVQLGKVWDKQDVFQGGAQTIADVKTPQQLIETQHKPKSKLAFNAMIEAIEKGIKSLRTQKTTPILLSGRLKNIPKIKQTIKQKLHTHPIRNMKTLKNATKTKETAQGYAMVADGLNKGKNKNLINHMKIPKAKGHCLDYLYHPKVEKIPETYTQFKPKK, from the coding sequence ATGAAGGCTTTAGGCATCGACCCCGGAACCAAAAGCATGGACATCTGCGGCCTCCAGAACGGAGAGGTATACTACGAAAAATCAATCGACACAAAAAAGGCCGCAGAAAACCCAGCAACCATACTAAACCCCATCAAAGAAGCACAGCCAGATATAGTTGCAGCTCCATCCGGCTATGGAGTAGAACCAACAAAACTCAAAAACATACCCAAAAACAAACTCGAAAACTGGTACTATAATTACATTTTGTTAACTGAGAAAATGTATATCGATCGGGCTAGAAAGAACAATGTTTTCGGAGCCGAACTCTACCACGCAATGACCGAATCCATAAAACAAATGCAAAAACTAAAAACAAAGGTACAGTTTATTCCAGGCGTAATAAACCTCCAAACAGTCCCAGAACACAGAAAAATCAATAAAATCGATATGGGGACCGCAGACAAACTAGCCGTAACCGCACTCGGAATCCACGACCTCCATAAAAACCAAGAGATAGGATATGGGGAGGTTGATTTGTTGGTTCTTGAGATGGGTTTTGGCTACAACTCAATAATAAAGGTAGAGAACGGAGAGATTGTAGATGGCTTAGGGGGGACAACGATGCCGGGCCCTGGATTCCTAACCGCCTCCACTCTCGACCTTGAGGTTGTTCAGTTAGGTAAGGTCTGGGACAAACAAGACGTATTCCAGGGAGGAGCGCAAACAATCGCAGACGTAAAAACACCACAACAACTAATCGAAACACAACACAAACCAAAATCAAAACTCGCATTCAACGCAATGATCGAAGCAATCGAAAAAGGAATCAAATCACTAAGAACACAAAAAACAACCCCAATACTACTATCCGGCCGACTAAAAAACATACCAAAAATAAAACAAACAATCAAACAAAAACTCCACACCCACCCAATCAGAAACATGAAAACACTAAAAAACGCCACAAAAACAAAAGAAACCGCACAAGGATACGCAATGGTAGCAGACGGCCTCAACAAAGGAAAAAACAAAAACCTAATCAACCACATGAAAATACCAAAAGCAAAAGGACACTGCCTAGATTATCTATACCACCCAAAAGTCGAAAAAATACCAGAAACCTACACACAATTCAAACCAAAAAAATAA
- a CDS encoding beta-ribofuranosylaminobenzene 5'-phosphate synthase family protein, with translation MSVIVSAPARLHLGFINLSDEYPLRYGGVGLAIQEPRNKFKIKKSNQTTIKTNQNIPESHIESIRERTEKIVRYLGVGGVEVEVESVIPMHKGFGSGTQTTLSILTAIKHLYDTEVDVELVAEDLGRFKYSRVGLNTFRDGGFVVEAGETGQIYRTNFPKEWKILIAVPPGTGVSGKKEQKALQKLLPTTPRYTEKVSAEILCRMIPSINKDLQEFNKAIHNIQQQMGQTFKPIQNGQYATKKGQKLTKKLQKISKGVGQSSWGPTIYQITNKQNIKKSRKQAKKIIKNVFITNPDNQGATIKKNDG, from the coding sequence ATGAGTGTTATTGTTTCCGCTCCCGCACGCCTCCACCTCGGCTTCATCAATCTAAGCGATGAATACCCACTTCGGTATGGTGGTGTAGGTTTAGCAATACAGGAACCAAGAAACAAATTCAAGATAAAAAAATCTAACCAAACCACAATAAAAACCAACCAAAATATACCTGAAAGCCATATAGAGAGTATTCGGGAGAGAACTGAGAAAATAGTTAGGTATTTGGGGGTTGGGGGTGTTGAGGTGGAGGTTGAGAGTGTTATTCCTATGCATAAGGGTTTTGGAAGTGGAACCCAGACAACCCTCTCAATACTAACTGCAATAAAACACCTCTACGATACTGAGGTTGATGTTGAACTGGTTGCAGAAGACCTAGGGCGGTTCAAATACTCTAGGGTTGGATTAAATACTTTTAGAGATGGTGGTTTTGTTGTTGAGGCTGGAGAAACAGGACAGATATACAGAACAAACTTCCCAAAAGAATGGAAGATTTTGATAGCAGTTCCACCCGGCACTGGAGTAAGCGGAAAAAAAGAACAAAAAGCACTCCAAAAACTACTGCCAACCACCCCCAGATACACAGAAAAAGTATCAGCAGAAATCCTATGTAGAATGATACCATCAATAAACAAAGACCTCCAAGAATTCAACAAAGCAATACACAACATCCAACAACAGATGGGACAAACATTCAAACCAATACAAAACGGCCAGTACGCAACAAAAAAAGGACAAAAACTCACAAAAAAACTACAAAAAATATCAAAGGGGGTTGGACAGAGCTCATGGGGACCAACAATCTACCAAATAACAAACAAACAAAACATAAAAAAATCACGAAAACAAGCCAAAAAAATAATCAAAAATGTATTCATAACAAACCCAGATAACCAAGGAGCAACCATAAAAAAAAATGATGGTTAA
- a CDS encoding MoxR family ATPase, with product MLASKTIGEAKETLRRIVSYSLETGEPAPPTFLWGGPGIGKSAIIQQIVDELGMSVEDNFIDLRLTQLDPVDLRGLPRLDSDEFVRWSTPHFLPQGGEGVLFLDELNLAPGAVQNAAYQLILDRELGSYKLPERWVIISAGNRPEDRAGVNPMKSPLSNRFIHWEVETDIEDWKDWAYKNNIDKQVIGFLNFKPEMLYQFNPGESEHAFPTPRTWERVSELLEIGFTETNDIASAIGLEAAREFQSYISMRNELPDPQEILEGKDIVPERPDILHVIVTTLIEKARHQQGYEERLIEYAEKLPTEFTILLIKDALRAGIPLQKTQKFTEFTQKHKETIIDTQP from the coding sequence TTGTTAGCTTCTAAGACGATTGGTGAGGCGAAGGAGACTTTGCGGAGGATTGTTAGTTATTCTTTGGAGACGGGTGAGCCTGCGCCACCTACGTTTTTGTGGGGTGGGCCTGGTATTGGTAAGTCTGCGATAATTCAGCAGATTGTTGATGAATTGGGTATGAGTGTTGAGGATAATTTTATTGACCTCCGGTTGACTCAATTGGATCCGGTGGATTTGCGGGGTTTGCCGAGGTTGGATTCTGATGAGTTTGTTAGGTGGTCGACACCCCATTTCTTGCCTCAGGGTGGTGAGGGTGTTTTGTTTTTAGATGAACTTAATTTGGCTCCTGGAGCGGTTCAGAACGCAGCCTACCAACTTATCTTGGATAGGGAGTTGGGTAGTTATAAATTACCTGAGAGATGGGTGATAATTAGCGCTGGTAACCGGCCGGAGGATCGGGCGGGAGTAAACCCAATGAAATCACCTTTATCGAACCGGTTTATTCATTGGGAGGTTGAGACCGATATAGAGGATTGGAAAGACTGGGCCTACAAAAACAACATAGATAAACAGGTCATCGGGTTCTTAAACTTTAAGCCCGAAATGTTATACCAATTTAATCCGGGGGAGAGTGAACACGCCTTCCCAACCCCCAGAACATGGGAACGCGTCTCAGAACTATTAGAAATAGGGTTCACAGAAACCAACGATATTGCAAGTGCAATAGGGCTGGAAGCAGCAAGAGAGTTCCAATCTTATATTAGCATGCGAAATGAACTACCAGACCCACAAGAAATACTCGAAGGCAAAGACATAGTACCAGAACGACCAGACATACTACACGTAATAGTAACCACACTAATAGAAAAAGCAAGACATCAACAAGGATACGAAGAACGCCTCATAGAATACGCAGAAAAACTACCAACAGAATTCACAATCCTACTAATAAAAGACGCATTAAGAGCCGGAATACCACTACAAAAAACACAAAAATTCACAGAATTCACACAAAAACACAAAGAAACCATAATCGACACACAACCATAA
- a CDS encoding protoheme IX farnesyltransferase, whose protein sequence is MSNVEKTRNFEWLVCRTWRYIELVKPKETFLLIFAALATGVIAAQGTPPLDTFIWVTIAVTMGVSGTITLTNYLDRDIDRQMQRTQDRPIPSNKVKPKNALYFATTLVLVSLAIGLYLHPLAFFFGATGVLTSIILRKKSISHILGGYSSVAPLLFAWVALAELNLKILLISILVFVWVPVHVWSVMVAYKHDYREAGVTMFPVNQDGDLPFKLFILFSILLFITSIILYLESTFGTLYLTTATILGLAMIIGSTNLYLNREEKNAWLLYKVSSFPYLGIIFLTMMLEYWI, encoded by the coding sequence ATGTCTAATGTTGAAAAAACAAGGAACTTTGAATGGCTGGTCTGTAGGACCTGGCGGTATATAGAGCTGGTGAAACCAAAAGAAACATTCCTATTAATATTTGCAGCACTAGCAACCGGTGTAATAGCCGCACAAGGCACACCACCCCTAGACACCTTTATATGGGTAACCATCGCCGTCACAATGGGAGTATCCGGAACAATCACCCTAACCAACTACCTAGACCGAGACATAGACCGCCAGATGCAGAGAACACAAGACAGACCAATACCATCAAACAAAGTAAAACCAAAAAACGCCCTCTACTTCGCAACAACCCTAGTCCTAGTCAGCCTAGCCATAGGCCTTTACCTACATCCACTAGCCTTCTTCTTCGGAGCAACCGGCGTACTAACCTCAATAATACTAAGAAAAAAATCCATATCCCACATCCTAGGAGGATACTCAAGCGTAGCACCCCTCTTGTTTGCATGGGTCGCGCTCGCAGAACTAAACCTCAAAATCCTATTAATATCAATATTAGTCTTCGTATGGGTACCCGTCCACGTATGGAGCGTCATGGTAGCATACAAACACGACTACCGAGAAGCAGGCGTCACCATGTTCCCAGTAAACCAAGACGGAGACCTACCATTCAAACTCTTCATACTATTCTCAATACTACTATTCATCACATCAATAATACTATACCTAGAAAGCACATTCGGAACACTCTACCTAACAACCGCAACCATACTCGGCCTCGCAATGATAATCGGATCAACCAACCTCTACCTAAACAGAGAAGAAAAAAACGCATGGCTACTATACAAAGTAAGCTCATTCCCATACCTAGGAATAATCTTCCTAACCATGATGCTAGAATACTGGATCTAA
- a CDS encoding DUF5828 family protein, translating to MVSTTLSGMKVEGEWNDVVETSREVSKVLEENGFDEELDDWNYWRPREEEDYSRDLVDKTAQVCCTSENSLEKADKKPGEEARDGLKKVKKAIEDESPEGNEELKEGVKKFYLSADTVARKMVRNFEKFVFKNVISKTNPQFFDSEPISANIKKKNRLKDKIKGKKREEYVMEINVNDTEVKEKVMNKIDEGKNAAG from the coding sequence ATGGTAAGTACAACCTTGTCTGGAATGAAGGTTGAAGGTGAATGGAATGACGTTGTTGAAACGAGTAGGGAAGTTTCAAAGGTGCTTGAAGAGAATGGTTTTGATGAAGAGCTTGATGACTGGAATTATTGGCGTCCTCGGGAAGAAGAGGATTATAGCCGGGATCTAGTTGATAAAACCGCTCAGGTTTGTTGTACTTCAGAGAATTCTTTGGAGAAAGCGGATAAAAAACCTGGTGAAGAAGCTCGTGATGGATTGAAGAAGGTTAAGAAGGCTATTGAAGACGAAAGCCCTGAAGGCAACGAAGAACTAAAAGAAGGAGTTAAGAAGTTCTATTTATCAGCGGACACAGTTGCCAGAAAGATGGTTCGTAACTTCGAGAAATTTGTTTTTAAAAATGTTATCAGTAAAACCAACCCCCAGTTCTTCGACAGTGAACCAATCTCAGCTAACATAAAAAAGAAAAACCGATTAAAAGACAAAATCAAAGGGAAAAAACGGGAAGAATACGTGATGGAGATAAACGTGAACGACACAGAAGTTAAAGAAAAAGTAATGAACAAAATAGACGAAGGCAAAAACGCAGCAGGATAA
- a CDS encoding inorganic phosphate transporter: protein MQELLLLLAVFSGGLFTAWIIGANSASPSFGPITSAGVIGIFKSSLIVGIAAFTGATLQGGAVADTMGNQLVTGVEFTPLLASIILITASALILSGIIFRYPMPTAFTLFGSTIGVGIAAGGTLQTTEALNILLFWLIIPFISIAISYPVAWYMNNHEMEDKKRHINNLLLFLATYTAFTAGANQSGLVVGPMLNAIDINTTLLLMFSGLGMTIGAWTGSPRIIQAVSREYSLLTYKNATAALLSASIIAHTGTFLGIPVSFNEIIIFSIIGSGLIGGAEKISKQKLGKTIIVWTLALLSATIITYIITKTILTI from the coding sequence ATGCAGGAACTCCTATTACTCCTAGCTGTATTTTCAGGCGGGTTGTTCACCGCCTGGATAATAGGCGCAAACAGCGCCTCACCTAGTTTTGGACCAATAACATCAGCCGGAGTAATAGGTATATTCAAAAGCAGCCTAATCGTCGGAATAGCAGCATTCACCGGCGCAACACTCCAAGGCGGAGCAGTCGCAGACACAATGGGAAACCAACTAGTAACAGGCGTAGAATTCACACCCCTACTAGCAAGCATAATCCTAATAACAGCAAGCGCACTAATCCTCAGCGGAATCATATTCCGATACCCAATGCCAACCGCATTCACACTATTCGGAAGCACAATAGGCGTCGGAATAGCAGCAGGCGGAACCCTCCAAACCACCGAAGCACTAAACATCCTACTATTCTGGCTAATCATACCATTCATATCAATCGCAATAAGCTATCCAGTAGCATGGTACATGAACAACCACGAAATGGAAGACAAAAAAAGACACATAAACAACCTACTACTATTCCTAGCAACCTACACAGCCTTCACAGCAGGAGCCAACCAATCCGGACTAGTAGTCGGCCCAATGCTAAACGCAATCGACATAAACACCACCCTCCTACTAATGTTCAGCGGACTAGGAATGACAATAGGAGCATGGACCGGATCACCAAGAATAATACAAGCAGTATCCAGAGAATACAGCCTACTAACCTACAAAAACGCCACAGCAGCCCTACTATCAGCAAGCATAATAGCACACACAGGAACCTTCCTAGGAATCCCAGTATCATTCAACGAAATAATAATCTTCTCAATCATCGGCTCCGGCCTCATAGGAGGAGCAGAAAAAATAAGCAAACAAAAACTAGGAAAAACAATAATCGTATGGACACTAGCCCTACTATCAGCAACCATAATAACCTACATAATCACCAAAACAATCCTAACCATCTAA
- a CDS encoding type II CAAX endopeptidase family protein, whose amino-acid sequence MGLLDRASVLLRSLNPWSFPLLYLGWAYLFWIPIVISGEHVWSYPTVLLLLVGGLSPLLSGLFLMQVNYGRIGFKDLYNRLVEFGRININWLLVILFFYPVFNLVMAAIAVFLGITSSPIEFISSQRLFSLTGFSMLLGFAFLFPLIEEIGLRGYWFDQLQSRWSALTSSLILGLVWGLWHIPLVYMTGYYSDTTFNPELWWWIPSMIITAIIATWIYNNTKRSVLAVVGLHFMGNLTGETMGFSPEMYPFAITGTLTIAILLLVYWGPESLRKKQPKPTPNYTKK is encoded by the coding sequence ATGGGTTTATTGGATAGAGCCAGTGTTTTACTTCGTTCTTTAAATCCCTGGAGCTTTCCATTACTCTATCTTGGTTGGGCCTACCTCTTTTGGATCCCAATCGTCATATCCGGGGAGCATGTATGGAGCTATCCAACAGTACTACTATTATTGGTTGGTGGGTTAAGCCCACTACTAAGCGGCCTATTCTTAATGCAAGTAAACTATGGTCGTATCGGTTTCAAAGACTTATACAACCGGTTGGTTGAGTTTGGAAGAATTAACATTAACTGGTTATTAGTTATCCTGTTTTTCTACCCAGTTTTTAATTTAGTTATGGCTGCCATAGCCGTATTCCTTGGCATAACTTCCAGTCCCATAGAGTTCATTAGTAGTCAGCGTTTGTTTAGTCTAACTGGTTTTTCAATGCTATTGGGTTTTGCTTTTTTATTCCCTTTGATAGAAGAAATTGGGTTACGTGGGTATTGGTTTGATCAACTACAATCACGGTGGAGCGCTTTAACTTCAAGCTTGATTTTAGGTTTGGTTTGGGGTTTGTGGCATATACCTCTTGTTTACATGACGGGGTACTACAGCGATACAACCTTTAACCCAGAGTTGTGGTGGTGGATTCCAAGCATGATTATAACAGCGATCATAGCAACCTGGATTTACAACAACACAAAAAGAAGCGTACTAGCAGTAGTTGGACTACACTTCATGGGAAACCTAACTGGAGAAACAATGGGTTTCTCACCAGAAATGTACCCATTCGCAATAACAGGCACCTTAACAATCGCCATACTCCTCTTAGTGTATTGGGGGCCAGAATCACTACGCAAAAAACAACCAAAACCAACCCCAAACTACACCAAAAAATAA
- the mtaA gene encoding methylcobamide:CoM methyltransferase MtaA — protein sequence MNLKERFKNALHQRDVDKVPALSVTQTGTVEFMEATGSWWPDAHYDAKKMVDLAMAGHEIGGLEAVRIPYCLTVLAEVVGCGVREGSEDTQPSVDTHPEEMGIPDSLEEAGRVPEILKATEMAKEITDGEVPIIVGIEAPDELAAHVMGSSNYIKGLITNPEHIEQTLEQANKLSIEYAQLVLDSGADAVCVPGYSTLDIVDPNSFQNLIKPTYKEFANQVEGDVIMHMCGHITQIIDDLADCGFQGISVEELTDIQEAKKIIDGRASLIGNISTSQTMLDGTPQQVKKEAKKCLQDGVDILAPGCGIAPRTPTKNIKALIQARNEHQK from the coding sequence ATGAATTTGAAAGAACGTTTTAAAAATGCTTTACATCAACGGGATGTGGATAAGGTGCCGGCTTTGTCTGTTACTCAGACAGGTACTGTAGAGTTTATGGAGGCAACTGGTAGTTGGTGGCCAGACGCCCACTACGATGCTAAGAAGATGGTTGATCTTGCTATGGCGGGACATGAGATTGGTGGGCTTGAGGCTGTTCGTATTCCGTATTGTCTAACTGTACTGGCTGAAGTGGTTGGGTGTGGAGTGAGAGAGGGTAGTGAGGACACTCAGCCCTCGGTTGACACCCATCCAGAAGAAATGGGGATACCAGATAGCTTAGAGGAAGCGGGTAGAGTACCTGAGATATTAAAGGCAACAGAGATGGCTAAAGAAATAACTGATGGTGAAGTGCCTATAATTGTTGGGATTGAAGCTCCAGATGAACTTGCTGCCCACGTGATGGGGAGCAGTAACTACATAAAAGGCCTAATAACCAACCCGGAACACATTGAACAAACCCTAGAACAAGCAAACAAACTCTCAATCGAATATGCACAACTCGTACTGGATAGTGGAGCAGACGCAGTATGCGTACCCGGCTATTCAACCCTCGACATCGTAGATCCCAACAGCTTCCAAAACCTAATCAAACCAACCTACAAAGAATTCGCAAACCAAGTAGAAGGCGACGTAATAATGCATATGTGCGGCCACATAACACAAATAATAGATGACCTAGCCGACTGCGGATTCCAAGGAATCAGCGTAGAAGAACTAACCGACATCCAAGAAGCCAAAAAAATCATAGACGGCCGAGCATCCCTAATAGGAAACATATCAACCAGCCAAACCATGCTAGACGGCACACCACAACAAGTCAAAAAAGAAGCCAAAAAATGCCTACAAGACGGAGTCGACATACTCGCCCCAGGCTGCGGAATAGCACCCAGAACACCCACCAAAAACATAAAAGCCCTCATACAAGCAAGAAACGAACACCAAAAATAA
- a CDS encoding sodium:solute symporter family protein produces MEPFYLYLAMAVWLAIIIGVSEYSRHHLGSGVAEFVLAGRDLGGFVSAMTYSATTFSSFMMVGLVGLTYSTGVGAVGFEMTYIIFTILLLIIFAPKFWSASQVFGTITPPELLSERYSYRTGVVSAIICLVMLIPYMSIQMMGVGFLLEGMTSGAIPYMHGVYIVALLSIAVTIWAGMRSVALTDAIQAIIMLLSALILLFYIFYVFFGSTTGFINTITTENPELLGITWDIHMFVGMTLPWAFFALTNPQVSQRMYVSRDITSLKKMIIYFAIFGLIYTIISTLLGLSAATLRPGLPDPDNAMPTLLTMVPEPLALLVFLGIFAASVSTLGSVLLTLSSIGSRDLIKPTKKLNNKKEILSNKGLILLLVGACIIFSSQRLDLIAALASAASAGLLVMAPTIIGGFYWKKPNSTAATTSMAIPAIIVITLYTTGIQPLNWWPAVWGLITSTTLYITITLITKPSKNGKKFINKINNETKKQGFKPQKQTQKQNQK; encoded by the coding sequence ATGGAGCCTTTCTATCTTTATTTAGCGATGGCGGTCTGGCTGGCCATCATCATCGGTGTTTCGGAGTACAGCCGCCATCACCTAGGGTCTGGGGTTGCTGAGTTTGTTTTAGCCGGCCGTGACCTAGGAGGTTTTGTTTCAGCTATGACCTATAGTGCAACAACCTTCAGTTCCTTCATGATGGTTGGTTTGGTCGGCCTCACCTACTCAACAGGGGTGGGTGCTGTAGGTTTCGAGATGACCTACATCATCTTCACCATCCTCTTATTAATTATCTTCGCCCCCAAGTTCTGGAGTGCAAGCCAGGTGTTCGGCACCATCACTCCCCCGGAACTATTGTCAGAGAGATATAGCTATCGAACCGGAGTGGTCAGCGCAATTATTTGTCTAGTGATGTTGATTCCATATATGTCGATCCAGATGATGGGGGTCGGATTCCTGTTAGAGGGGATGACCAGTGGCGCAATACCCTACATGCATGGAGTCTACATCGTCGCCCTACTCAGCATCGCAGTAACAATCTGGGCTGGAATGCGTTCAGTAGCACTAACCGACGCAATACAAGCCATCATAATGCTACTATCAGCCCTAATACTACTATTCTACATATTCTACGTTTTCTTCGGCTCAACAACAGGCTTCATAAACACAATCACAACAGAAAACCCAGAACTATTAGGAATCACCTGGGACATCCACATGTTTGTTGGCATGACCCTACCATGGGCATTTTTCGCCCTAACAAACCCACAAGTCTCCCAGAGAATGTACGTATCAAGAGACATAACAAGCCTTAAAAAAATGATCATCTACTTCGCAATATTCGGCCTAATCTACACAATAATCTCAACACTACTCGGCCTATCAGCAGCCACCCTCAGACCCGGACTCCCAGACCCCGACAACGCAATGCCAACCCTACTAACCATGGTACCAGAACCACTAGCCCTACTAGTATTCCTAGGAATCTTCGCCGCCTCAGTCTCAACACTCGGCTCCGTACTACTAACACTCAGCTCAATCGGAAGCCGCGACCTAATAAAACCAACCAAAAAACTCAACAACAAAAAAGAAATACTATCAAACAAAGGCCTAATCCTCCTCCTAGTAGGAGCATGCATAATCTTCTCCAGCCAACGACTAGACCTAATCGCCGCACTAGCAAGCGCCGCATCCGCAGGCCTCCTAGTAATGGCACCAACAATAATCGGCGGATTCTACTGGAAAAAACCAAACAGCACAGCAGCAACAACAAGCATGGCCATCCCAGCCATAATAGTAATAACACTATACACAACCGGCATACAACCACTAAACTGGTGGCCAGCAGTATGGGGATTAATAACCTCCACCACACTATACATAACCATAACACTAATCACCAAACCAAGCAAAAACGGAAAAAAATTCATAAACAAAATAAACAACGAAACAAAAAAACAAGGATTCAAACCCCAAAAACAAACCCAAAAACAAAACCAAAAATAA